A genomic region of Oryza glaberrima chromosome 1, OglaRS2, whole genome shotgun sequence contains the following coding sequences:
- the LOC127785789 gene encoding uncharacterized protein LOC127785789 produces MSSCEAASLEGLQPRMPSAVKRARIRRESHPGWVMLDCRVRDMSGDDDLGAITVAKGTTSTGDGITVAFSAAAPPAISRLLFALHPNKNRQTSDSESDEGGTLDKGDPSAKFGGLKDARVIAAHGNSVLLSCIFNVRDPITPYVASLREELFIYQPAGAVDLTRLPPCYHGVINIDGSRNTGILCRNNGEFVVAHLGGMTSVGDGGSGLPIPRPVAAELCKYVGGFWGTNWLRIGHAAGEDQDLCWWETDLVVPFGDSLCWVDYLRGILFCDVFSPIPEFRYVRLPVNPYPGSYDQELAMRGSLHMFRSVCVTKNGDMKFVDVASKNFWFSGNLKSCSTPFTITSWTLTRSRRNQLSWIKDASLDADAFFSLANNEHLPSIVPTFPLVDWEDPNVIYFALSQKQGSNFKATLVAVNMQRKTLGVQNSYTLRLTLEHGDGDSTTSCNLFSNEPFLPFAYNRK; encoded by the exons ATGAGCTCATGTGAAGCAGCCTCGCTGGAGGGATTGCAGCCCCGGATGCCATCGGCTGTAAAGCGAGCTCGAATCCGCCGGGAATCCCATCCCGGCTGGGTAATGCTCGATTGCCGCGTCCGCGACATGAGCGGGGACGATGACCTTGGAGCAATCACCGTGGCAAAAGGAACCACCTCCACCGGCGACGGCATCACCGTTGCCTTCAGCGCGGCTGCTCCCCCGGCGATTTCCCGCCTCTTGTTCGCCTTACATCCAAACAAGAACAGGCAGACCTCGGATTCGGAGTCCGACGAAGGAGGTACATTAGACAAGGGCGATCCCTCCGCCAAATTTGGTGGATTGAAGGATGCCAGAGTCATAGCGGCCCACGGCAACTCCGTCCTCCTGAGCTGCATTTTCAACGTCAGGGACCCAATAACGCCGTACGTTGCCTCCCTCCGTGAAGAGCTGTTCATCTACCAGCCTGCTGGCGCGGTTGATCTCACGAGGCTCCCCCCTTGCTATCATGGCGTCATCAACATTGACGGGAGCAGGAACACTGGGATACTGTGCCGCAACAATGGAGAGTTTGTTGTGGCTCACCTTGGAGGGATGACTTCAGTAGGAGATGGTGGCTCGGGTCTGCCGATCCCTCGCCCAGTGGCGGCTGAGCTGTGCAAGTATGTTGGCGGCTTCTGGGGCACTAATTGGTTGCGAATCGGTCATGCTGCGGGTGAAGACCAGGATTTGTGCTGGTGGGAGACTGACTTGGTTGTGCCTTTCGGTGATTCTTTGTGCTGGGTGGATTACTTGAGGGGCATATTGTTCTGTGATGTTTTCAGTCCAATCCCTGAGTTCCGCTATGTCCGGCTGCCTGTGAATCCTTACCCAGGTTCCTATGATCAAGAGCTTGCCATGAGGGGATCCCTGCATATGTTTAGAAGCGTGTGTGTGACAAAAAATGGAGACATGAAGTTTGTTGATGTGGCTTCCAAAAACTTTTGGTTTTCAGGCAACCTAAAAAGCTGTTCTACTCCTTTCACAATCACCTCCTGGACATTGACCCGCAGTCGGCGCAATCAGCTGTCGTGGATAAAGGATGCCTCTCTAGATGCTGATGCTTTTTTCTCCCTTGCCAACAACGAACATCTTCCTTCCATTGTTCCAACATTCCCCCTTGTGGACTGGGAAGATCCCAATGTCATCTACTTCGCATTGTCCCAGAAACAAGGTTCTAATTTTAAGGCAACCCTCGTTGCAGTTAACATGCAAAGGAAGACACTAGGCGTGCAAAACTCTTATACGTTAAGATTAACCTTGGAGCATGGCGATGGTGACAGTACAACCTCCTGCAACCTCTTCTCCAACGAGCCATTCCTACCTTTTGCTTATAACAG GAAATGA